A stretch of the Halomonas sp. BDJS001 genome encodes the following:
- a CDS encoding PRC-barrel domain-containing protein, producing MRKTILSTVIGTVLMGGFAMSAHAQNEPQGMYSADDILDAEVYFAGGSGEEIGDVDDILFDEEMRITAIVIESGSVLGLGGREIVVDTDYFTLETETEGDGDTEHRIMVEASQEEVEAFPAYDNDWWEQTKANARDAWQTTQEGAESAWQRTREAVNADE from the coding sequence ATGCGTAAGACAATTCTGTCAACAGTGATCGGTACTGTCCTAATGGGGGGCTTTGCCATGAGCGCTCATGCCCAAAACGAGCCACAGGGCATGTACTCTGCCGATGACATCCTCGATGCAGAAGTCTATTTTGCCGGCGGTTCTGGTGAAGAGATTGGCGATGTTGATGACATTCTGTTTGATGAAGAGATGCGGATTACCGCGATTGTGATCGAAAGCGGATCTGTATTGGGTCTAGGTGGTCGTGAAATTGTCGTGGATACTGATTACTTTACCCTTGAAACTGAGACAGAAGGCGACGGTGACACTGAACACCGCATCATGGTCGAAGCCAGCCAGGAAGAGGTCGAAGCCTTCCCTGCTTATGACAATGATTGGTGGGAGCAAACCAAGGCTAATGCCCGCGACGCTTGGCAAACCACTCAGGAAGGGGCTGAAAGCGCTTGGCAGCGTACCCGTGAAGCGGTAAACGCCGACGAATAA
- a CDS encoding DEAD/DEAH box helicase, translated as MTSTSVASPSFGDLALLPAVLSAVESQGYLVPSPIQAQTIPALLEGRDMLGQAQTGTGKTAAFALPLLSRLELTRREPQVLVMAPTRELAQQVAASFSKYGQNLKGLEVATLCGGQEYREQLGALKRGAQVVVGTPGRIIDHLDRGSLKLDGLSALVLDEADEMLRMGFIDDVKRVVADTPKDAQRVFFSATLPTEIERIVNRYLVNPVKVAIESSTTTGENIEQRIVRVDGGAKLEALSRILEVEPVDGAIVFVRTRAACTTLVEQLTARGVNAAGLSGDLDQSLRERTITRLKRGKVDVLIATDVAARGLDVSRITHVINYDLPQDAEAYTHRIGRTGRAGRSGIAITFAGFREGRKVGWMEQATGQKMTEMPLPDEAAIRAHRDDVFYQRVIASLTKGAEEQRALIERLIEEGHDPIELTCAFAAMARADEAPIGRLQPPRKEKPSRDGASGGKPGARRERTGAPSEGMTRYRVSVGHKDGVKPGQLVGALANEGGIEGARIGRIDIRNAFSVVELPSGLPATILTKMARARVAGRPLEISEDSAPAERAPRRRRDEGDAPVRRRERA; from the coding sequence ATGACCTCGACTTCTGTCGCCTCGCCGAGCTTCGGCGATCTAGCTCTTTTGCCTGCCGTTCTGTCTGCTGTTGAATCACAGGGCTACCTCGTTCCCTCGCCGATTCAGGCGCAAACCATCCCTGCGCTGCTTGAAGGCCGCGATATGTTGGGCCAGGCCCAGACGGGTACCGGCAAAACCGCAGCGTTTGCACTGCCGTTACTGTCACGTTTAGAACTAACTCGCCGCGAACCGCAAGTGTTGGTAATGGCACCAACCCGCGAGCTTGCTCAGCAAGTAGCTGCCTCGTTTAGTAAGTATGGCCAAAACCTCAAAGGGCTCGAAGTTGCGACCCTATGTGGCGGCCAAGAGTACCGTGAACAGCTGGGCGCCCTTAAGCGAGGCGCGCAAGTGGTTGTGGGTACCCCAGGCCGGATTATCGATCACCTGGATCGCGGCAGTTTGAAGCTTGATGGCCTCTCCGCCCTGGTGCTGGACGAAGCTGATGAAATGTTGCGCATGGGCTTTATCGACGACGTAAAACGCGTGGTCGCCGATACCCCGAAAGATGCCCAGCGTGTGTTCTTCTCAGCGACACTGCCCACTGAAATTGAGCGCATCGTTAACCGCTACCTGGTTAACCCGGTAAAAGTCGCCATTGAGTCTAGCACCACGACCGGCGAAAACATCGAACAGCGCATTGTGCGCGTCGACGGTGGCGCTAAGCTGGAAGCCCTGTCGCGTATTCTCGAAGTTGAGCCTGTCGATGGGGCCATCGTTTTTGTGCGCACCCGTGCGGCTTGTACCACCTTGGTTGAGCAGCTAACTGCCCGTGGCGTTAACGCCGCTGGCTTGTCCGGCGACCTCGACCAGAGCCTGCGCGAGCGTACTATTACGCGCTTGAAGCGTGGCAAAGTCGACGTGCTGATCGCCACTGACGTAGCAGCGCGTGGTCTTGACGTGTCGCGTATTACTCACGTTATCAACTACGATCTGCCTCAGGATGCGGAAGCTTACACGCACCGTATCGGCCGTACTGGTCGTGCAGGCCGCAGTGGCATCGCAATTACCTTTGCTGGCTTCCGTGAAGGCCGCAAAGTGGGCTGGATGGAGCAGGCAACCGGTCAGAAAATGACTGAAATGCCGCTACCCGACGAAGCCGCTATCCGTGCCCATCGCGATGACGTCTTCTACCAGCGTGTTATTGCTTCCTTAACGAAGGGCGCTGAAGAGCAGCGTGCTCTGATCGAGCGTCTCATCGAAGAGGGCCATGATCCGATCGAGCTGACCTGTGCGTTTGCCGCTATGGCGCGTGCTGACGAAGCACCGATTGGTCGCCTACAGCCACCGCGCAAAGAGAAGCCCTCGCGTGATGGTGCGTCTGGCGGTAAGCCGGGGGCACGTCGCGAACGCACTGGTGCGCCGTCTGAAGGCATGACGCGCTACCGCGTATCGGTTGGCCATAAAGATGGTGTCAAACCTGGCCAACTGGTCGGTGCTCTCGCTAACGAAGGCGGCATTGAAGGCGCACGTATCGGTCGTATCGATATTCGCAATGCTTTCTCTGTGGTCGAGCTGCCGAGTGGCTTGCCCGCAACGATTCTGACCAAGATGGCCCGTGCCCGTGTGGCCGGTCGCCCGCTGGAAATCAGTGAAGACAGCGCACCGGCTGAGCGCGCTCCGCGCCGTCGTCGTGACGAAGGCGATGCGCCGGTTCGTCGTCGCGAACGCGCTTAA
- a CDS encoding glutathione S-transferase family protein: protein MGLLVNGEWQDQWYDTKKHGGEFVRESAQLRDWVGDQPETDGECYPAEKDRYHLYVSLACPWAHRTLIMRKLKGLEPLIGTSHVSPLMLDQGWTYHQEEGASGDPINGVDYHHQLYTMTDPHYTGRVTVPVLWDKQRSAIVNNESADLLRIFNRAFDELTGNDLDFYPEDLRGVIDDVNADVYDHINNGVYKSGFATEQAVYEKHVKALFDALERMEARLADKRYLAGEWLTEADIRLFTTLIRFDAVYHGHFKCNFKRIEDYPNLSNYVREIYQWPGVAETVNMDHIKRHYYYSHDTINPTRIVPAGPLLDFQRPHDRERLTGKGVRRKASGGDINSRRT, encoded by the coding sequence ATGGGACTACTTGTAAACGGAGAATGGCAAGACCAGTGGTATGACACCAAAAAACACGGCGGCGAGTTTGTACGCGAATCCGCCCAACTTCGTGACTGGGTGGGTGATCAGCCGGAGACTGACGGTGAATGCTACCCGGCGGAAAAAGATCGTTATCATTTATATGTCTCGCTAGCCTGTCCCTGGGCGCATCGCACACTGATTATGCGTAAGCTGAAAGGGCTGGAGCCGTTGATTGGCACTTCCCATGTTAGTCCCCTGATGCTCGACCAAGGCTGGACGTATCACCAGGAAGAAGGTGCCAGTGGCGACCCCATTAACGGTGTAGACTACCATCACCAGCTCTACACCATGACGGATCCACACTATACCGGCCGTGTCACCGTGCCCGTGCTATGGGACAAACAGCGCAGCGCGATCGTTAATAATGAGTCGGCAGACTTGCTACGTATTTTTAACCGTGCGTTTGATGAATTGACCGGCAACGACTTGGATTTTTACCCAGAAGATCTGCGTGGTGTCATTGATGACGTCAACGCCGATGTCTACGACCACATCAATAACGGCGTTTATAAATCAGGTTTTGCCACCGAGCAGGCGGTTTATGAGAAGCACGTGAAGGCATTGTTTGACGCCCTTGAGCGTATGGAAGCGCGCCTGGCCGATAAGCGCTATTTGGCGGGGGAGTGGCTGACCGAGGCGGATATTCGCCTGTTTACGACGCTGATCCGATTTGATGCGGTTTACCACGGTCATTTCAAATGCAATTTTAAGCGCATTGAGGACTACCCCAACCTTTCTAATTACGTAAGAGAAATCTACCAATGGCCGGGGGTGGCCGAGACGGTCAATATGGATCACATCAAACGCCACTACTATTACAGCCACGACACGATTAATCCGACACGCATTGTACCCGCTGGCCCACTGCTCGATTTTCAGCGGCCCCATGACCGGGAGCGTTTGACAGGCAAAGGCGTACGGCGTAAAGCGAGCGGAGGCGACATCAATAGTCGGCGTACCTAG
- the tpx gene encoding thiol peroxidase — protein sequence MQQITRAGEPLDVAGTLPAKGQAAPAMTLTNTELQDVTLDTYAGKRKVLNIIPSVDTPTCAMSTRHFNELASNLADTVVLVVSADLPFAAKRFCGAEGLDNVETLSTFRHPEFREAWGVALCNNSMEGLCARAVVVLDADNRVLHSELVSELKNEPDYEAALAVLN from the coding sequence ATGCAACAGATTACCCGCGCAGGCGAACCGCTGGATGTGGCGGGCACACTGCCCGCAAAAGGGCAGGCGGCACCGGCGATGACGCTGACCAATACCGAGCTGCAAGACGTTACCCTCGATACCTATGCAGGCAAGCGCAAGGTGCTCAATATCATTCCCAGTGTGGATACGCCCACCTGTGCCATGTCCACGCGTCACTTTAACGAGCTAGCGTCTAACCTTGCCGACACCGTGGTATTGGTGGTTTCAGCGGACTTACCCTTTGCAGCTAAACGCTTTTGTGGCGCAGAAGGGCTGGATAACGTTGAAACACTGTCTACTTTCCGCCATCCCGAGTTTCGCGAAGCCTGGGGCGTGGCGCTGTGTAACAACTCCATGGAAGGCCTTTGCGCTCGTGCCGTCGTGGTACTCGATGCCGATAACCGCGTGCTACACAGCGAGCTGGTGAGCGAGTTAAAGAACGAGCCTGACTACGAGGCTGCCTTGGCGGTGCTGAACTAG
- a CDS encoding peptidoglycan DD-metalloendopeptidase family protein: protein MLRILHSLPRTHKLLLLPVATMVTVLGTQKLLTTYQDLNQPHTPLESVLVPLPSDSTPGVPSLRQERTPVAEAIDRASRALDATRENIPLSELTATEIVDLDMIASAEADIADQPALGSDVAVLNTAVLESAGLDDGALHMAIVLGTLASGMLDVDDSSVEIADATSYEDYGVELFDDISFLDLELAAEEPFVPQWETHIVESGETFAVLAQNELGLGYSEVMALLEDLPDQRMLTNWRAGHSFDYQLDEDGRLLSLRMMKNTRDGILLEKDADRYAITTIERQGEPVQRLYAGSVSGSFARSAQATGLNSSSVTELTKLLEKKLDFRRDSRRGDRFQVLVESDMIDGETLDSRVLAVHYNGERMDLTVVRNASDDNFYTPEGGSLDPAFARHPFEGNYRLSSGFNPRRKHPVTGRISPHNGTDFAMPIGTPVTAPANGVVERVSNHHAAGRYIVVRHDNGYRTRYLHLSRPLVTQGERVTMGERIALSGNTGRSTGPHLHYEVIVNNSPVNAMTVPLPENTSLSGDTLIAFQSQAAPILAALESGETGTVSVANYQSESDD, encoded by the coding sequence ATGTTGCGAATCCTCCATTCGCTGCCTCGCACGCATAAATTATTACTGTTACCCGTGGCCACAATGGTCACCGTGCTGGGCACACAAAAATTATTAACGACATACCAAGATTTAAATCAACCGCACACCCCGCTTGAAAGCGTGCTGGTTCCGCTTCCAAGCGACTCTACACCGGGCGTACCTTCCCTGCGTCAAGAACGCACCCCGGTGGCAGAAGCGATCGACCGCGCCTCTCGTGCCCTCGACGCAACCCGCGAAAACATCCCCCTCAGCGAACTAACAGCCACCGAAATCGTTGATCTTGACATGATTGCCAGCGCAGAAGCCGACATAGCAGACCAACCTGCTTTGGGCAGCGATGTCGCGGTACTGAACACCGCCGTACTGGAAAGCGCCGGTCTTGATGATGGCGCGCTGCATATGGCCATTGTACTGGGCACACTAGCCAGTGGCATGCTCGATGTAGATGACTCCTCCGTTGAAATAGCCGATGCCACCTCTTACGAGGATTACGGGGTGGAGCTATTTGACGATATATCGTTCCTGGATTTAGAGCTGGCAGCGGAAGAGCCGTTTGTGCCTCAATGGGAAACACATATTGTTGAATCTGGCGAAACTTTCGCCGTCCTGGCGCAAAATGAACTAGGCCTGGGCTACAGCGAAGTGATGGCGCTGCTTGAAGACCTACCCGATCAGCGCATGTTAACCAATTGGCGCGCCGGGCACAGCTTTGATTATCAGTTGGATGAAGATGGGCGTTTGTTGTCACTGCGAATGATGAAAAACACCCGCGATGGCATACTGTTGGAAAAGGATGCCGATCGCTACGCCATCACCACTATTGAACGCCAGGGTGAACCCGTTCAGCGCCTCTATGCGGGTAGCGTTAGCGGTAGTTTTGCACGCTCCGCCCAGGCGACAGGTTTGAACAGCAGCTCGGTAACAGAACTGACCAAGCTGCTCGAAAAGAAACTCGATTTTCGGCGAGACAGCCGCCGCGGTGATCGCTTCCAGGTACTGGTCGAGTCAGACATGATCGACGGTGAAACGTTAGATTCCCGTGTATTGGCGGTTCATTACAACGGCGAACGCATGGACTTAACCGTTGTGCGTAATGCCAGCGACGATAACTTTTATACACCTGAGGGTGGCAGCCTGGATCCGGCCTTTGCGCGCCATCCGTTTGAAGGCAATTACCGCTTGAGCTCCGGTTTCAATCCACGCCGCAAGCATCCGGTGACTGGCCGCATCAGCCCCCATAACGGCACCGATTTTGCTATGCCGATTGGCACGCCGGTAACGGCTCCTGCTAACGGTGTCGTTGAGCGGGTGAGTAACCATCACGCCGCAGGACGCTATATCGTCGTCCGTCACGACAATGGCTACCGAACGCGTTACCTGCACCTCTCCCGGCCGCTGGTGACGCAAGGTGAGCGTGTAACAATGGGCGAGCGTATCGCTCTGTCAGGCAATACAGGCCGCAGCACCGGCCCTCACCTGCACTACGAAGTCATCGTCAACAACTCGCCGGTCAATGCAATGACGGTTCCCCTGCCTGAAAACACCAGCTTGAGTGGCGACACGCTTATTGCGTTCCAGAGCCAGGCAGCGCCCATATTGGCGGCACTGGAAAGCGGCGAAACAGGCACGGTTAGCGTGGCTAATTATCAGAGCGAAAGTGACGACTAA
- the nfi gene encoding deoxyribonuclease V (cleaves DNA at apurinic or apyrimidinic sites), whose protein sequence is MSAPLHEWNLAPKEARALQTELSKRLELADRLAPITHIAGVDIGFEESGEITRAAVVVLKWDPATAPDLSVVEQVVHREPTRMPYIPGLLSFREIPAALGAFEKLSVIPELVMVDGQGIAHPRRLGVAAHLGLWLDLPTIGIAKSRLYGQHAEVGEQRGDWVPLYAGKETLGAVLRSRTKVKPVYVSPGHRITLETSMAWVMCCLGRTKLPEPTRLADRLASRRDQRK, encoded by the coding sequence ATGTCAGCACCACTACACGAATGGAATTTGGCGCCTAAAGAGGCGAGGGCGCTGCAAACAGAGCTGTCGAAGCGATTGGAGCTTGCTGACCGCTTAGCGCCGATAACACATATCGCCGGAGTGGATATTGGATTTGAAGAGAGTGGCGAAATCACCCGGGCAGCGGTGGTGGTATTGAAGTGGGATCCTGCCACCGCGCCCGATTTAAGCGTGGTGGAGCAGGTGGTGCACCGCGAGCCCACCCGTATGCCGTATATTCCCGGTTTGCTTTCGTTTCGCGAAATCCCCGCCGCGCTGGGTGCGTTTGAAAAACTCAGCGTAATACCCGAGCTGGTGATGGTCGATGGTCAAGGGATTGCCCACCCACGCCGGCTAGGGGTGGCCGCTCACTTAGGGCTATGGCTGGATTTGCCCACCATTGGGATTGCCAAGTCACGCCTCTATGGCCAACACGCTGAGGTGGGCGAGCAGCGCGGCGACTGGGTGCCGCTTTACGCGGGGAAAGAGACCCTTGGTGCTGTTTTGCGCTCCCGCACCAAGGTGAAGCCCGTTTATGTATCGCCTGGGCACCGCATCACACTTGAAACCTCGATGGCCTGGGTAATGTGCTGCTTAGGGCGCACCAAACTGCCTGAGCCAACACGGCTGGCGGATAGGCTGGCCTCGCGGCGTGATCAGCGTAAGTAG
- a CDS encoding CsbD family protein produces MNWDQIEGKWKEMKGKARSSWGELTDDELDQIGGKKDQLVGKLQQKYGLEREEAERQADDWADKQ; encoded by the coding sequence ATGAACTGGGATCAAATCGAAGGCAAATGGAAAGAGATGAAGGGTAAAGCACGTTCTAGCTGGGGCGAGCTTACCGACGATGAACTGGATCAGATTGGCGGTAAGAAAGATCAGCTGGTAGGCAAGCTTCAACAGAAGTACGGCCTTGAGCGCGAAGAAGCAGAGCGCCAAGCCGACGACTGGGCTGATAAGCAGTAG
- a CDS encoding glutamine amidotransferase: MACVLIVKTGDAFPEVVDQHGDFETLFEKQLSTALPAHLDLQVWDATRQPSAPELNTLAGMVITGSHSMVSEAEPWSEALKPWLQEALEKDIPMLGVCYGHQLMAAAFGGVSDYHPAGRESGTRTVRLTQAGQQDPLFSQLPESFAAHLTHAQSVMQVPHGCIVLAHNSHDAYQALRYGPRQWSVQFHPEFTAPVMRAYLERQRAPYATKAKSPTLCWRTLRTAMMPPACCIAFWHSYSL; this comes from the coding sequence ATGGCCTGTGTATTGATTGTTAAAACCGGCGACGCTTTTCCGGAAGTTGTCGACCAGCACGGTGATTTTGAAACGCTATTTGAAAAGCAGCTTAGCACGGCTTTACCGGCACATTTAGATTTACAGGTCTGGGATGCAACCCGCCAACCCAGCGCTCCTGAGCTTAATACACTCGCGGGTATGGTGATTACCGGTTCGCACAGCATGGTCAGCGAGGCCGAGCCCTGGAGCGAGGCACTTAAGCCGTGGCTGCAAGAGGCATTGGAAAAAGACATTCCTATGCTAGGCGTTTGCTATGGCCACCAGTTAATGGCCGCCGCTTTTGGAGGTGTGAGCGACTACCACCCGGCTGGCCGGGAATCGGGCACGCGCACCGTGCGACTTACCCAAGCGGGCCAGCAAGACCCGCTGTTTAGCCAGCTACCGGAAAGCTTTGCCGCCCATCTGACCCATGCCCAATCGGTGATGCAGGTGCCTCACGGCTGCATAGTGCTGGCCCATAACAGCCACGACGCCTACCAGGCGCTGCGCTACGGCCCGCGCCAGTGGAGCGTGCAGTTTCACCCCGAGTTTACGGCGCCAGTGATGCGCGCCTACCTTGAGCGCCAACGCGCGCCCTACGCGACCAAGGCGAAGAGCCCGACGCTCTGCTGGCGAACATTGCGGACTGCCATGATGCCACCAGCCTGCTGCATCGCTTTTTGGCATTCGTATAGCCTCTGA
- a CDS encoding amidoligase family protein, whose product MTLQAPPNRLNSHGKIRQVGVEIEFAGLPPRDTAMIVRELFGGELNVVSPHRLLVEDTRWGEFDIELDTQYAHPDKSLVDVPIAEDSEWARHQHQRRVEFHQKTRELIGDMVTGLVPTEIVCPPIPWNELEALDALFEALREHGAKGTDASLLYGFGLHLNPEVERFDVDYLLAMLRAYLLLAGWLRDEIKVDITREMLPHANPFHKAYALKVLDSRYSPDLDTLIADYLHHNPTRNRELDMLPLFAFLRPDHPHELLHTQLIKPRPTFHYRLPNAQLSQPGWGSVIEWNRWVEVEKLAANSEVLLARCAEYIADHNRPLLSRAKDKLARSTAKLARWLRRER is encoded by the coding sequence ATGACGCTACAAGCTCCACCTAATCGCTTAAATAGCCACGGGAAAATCCGGCAAGTTGGCGTCGAAATTGAATTCGCTGGTCTGCCACCCCGGGACACGGCGATGATCGTACGCGAGCTGTTTGGCGGGGAGCTTAACGTGGTAAGCCCCCATCGGCTACTGGTTGAAGATACCCGTTGGGGCGAATTTGATATCGAGCTAGACACCCAGTACGCGCATCCTGATAAGTCGCTGGTCGATGTCCCGATCGCTGAAGATAGCGAGTGGGCGCGACATCAGCATCAGCGGCGAGTCGAGTTTCACCAAAAAACCCGCGAATTGATCGGTGATATGGTTACCGGCCTGGTACCGACCGAAATTGTTTGCCCACCCATACCCTGGAATGAGCTGGAAGCGTTAGACGCCCTGTTTGAAGCTCTGCGTGAACACGGCGCCAAGGGTACCGATGCCAGCCTGCTGTACGGGTTCGGGTTACACCTAAACCCTGAAGTAGAGCGCTTTGACGTTGACTACTTGCTCGCTATGCTACGCGCTTACCTGCTGCTGGCTGGCTGGCTTCGCGACGAAATTAAAGTCGACATTACCCGTGAGATGCTGCCCCATGCCAATCCATTTCACAAAGCTTATGCGCTAAAAGTATTGGATAGCCGCTACTCGCCTGATCTTGATACGCTGATTGCCGACTACCTGCACCACAATCCAACCCGCAACCGTGAACTGGACATGCTACCGCTATTTGCCTTTCTGCGCCCTGACCATCCTCATGAACTGCTGCATACGCAGCTTATCAAGCCGCGCCCCACCTTTCACTACCGCTTACCCAACGCTCAGCTTTCCCAGCCTGGGTGGGGCTCTGTGATCGAGTGGAATCGTTGGGTGGAAGTTGAGAAACTGGCCGCCAATTCTGAGGTTCTGCTCGCACGCTGCGCTGAGTATATCGCCGACCATAACCGACCGCTGCTTAGCCGCGCAAAAGATAAGCTTGCCCGGTCAACTGCTAAACTGGCTCGCTGGCTTCGCCGCGAGCGCTGA
- a CDS encoding LysR family transcriptional regulator, translating to MSRVTLSQWQMLAAVVDHGGFARAAEAVHKSPSTLNHAVHKLEEQLGVQVLEPIGRQVRLTEAGELLLRRARQLIESAASLEDVATRLAAGLEAEVVVAIDQVFPAAAQAKALERFSETYPQVRVQLHESVLNGGIEMLYDGRADLVVSGIEAQGFLGEPLVTVRFVAVAHPQHALHQLGRSLDLRDLAQHRQLVVRDSALRQSTNSGWLKAEQRWTVSHLNTSLDMLRRGLGFAWMPETRIAEELKSGQLKPLPLPAGGIREVPVQLIFRDRDRAGPAAHAMAAALKQAVVSECALHDSTDSNERP from the coding sequence ATGTCCCGGGTAACACTTTCACAATGGCAAATGTTGGCCGCCGTGGTTGACCATGGTGGGTTTGCGCGTGCGGCAGAGGCGGTACATAAAAGCCCCTCCACACTGAACCATGCGGTGCATAAACTAGAAGAGCAACTAGGCGTGCAAGTGCTCGAACCTATCGGCCGCCAGGTACGGTTAACCGAAGCGGGAGAGTTGCTGCTTAGGCGTGCGCGCCAATTGATTGAGAGCGCGGCTTCACTTGAGGATGTCGCCACCCGGCTAGCCGCGGGTTTAGAGGCAGAAGTGGTCGTAGCAATCGATCAGGTATTTCCTGCTGCCGCTCAAGCTAAAGCGTTGGAGCGCTTTTCTGAAACGTACCCCCAGGTGCGCGTTCAATTACACGAGAGTGTGCTCAATGGTGGCATTGAAATGCTCTACGACGGCCGCGCAGACCTGGTGGTCTCCGGGATTGAGGCCCAGGGCTTTTTGGGGGAGCCGTTGGTCACGGTGCGTTTTGTGGCGGTGGCGCACCCCCAACACGCGCTACATCAATTGGGCCGCTCGTTGGATCTGCGCGATCTGGCCCAGCATCGACAGTTAGTAGTGCGTGATTCAGCACTGCGCCAATCAACCAACTCTGGCTGGTTGAAGGCGGAGCAGCGCTGGACCGTCAGCCACCTAAACACCTCACTGGATATGCTAAGGCGTGGTCTGGGCTTTGCCTGGATGCCTGAAACACGCATTGCTGAAGAGTTAAAAAGCGGCCAGTTAAAGCCTCTGCCACTGCCCGCGGGGGGGATTCGCGAAGTGCCGGTTCAACTGATTTTCCGCGACCGGGATCGGGCCGGGCCTGCGGCTCATGCGATGGCTGCCGCATTGAAGCAAGCCGTGGTGAGCGAGTGCGCGCTGCATGATTCGACTGACTCGAATGAAAGACCGTAA
- a CDS encoding gamma-glutamyl-gamma-aminobutyrate hydrolase family protein, with the protein MTRPLIGITTSDQKSHLAWWFDWFAVWRHGGKPLRLSPSRPKPENLDGLIIGGGDDIQAHLYGGEVQLDVRLDPARDELELALLERFIPLHTPVLGICRGAQLINVHLGGTLDPDIYTTHEGLKRRRTVLPRKTVDIVGASKLHRLLGVTWCRVNSLHHQAVYQAGKGIEIVARDRDGLVQGIESREHDFLIGVQWHPEWLIFNRPQQRLIRALVRASERHAKRQTN; encoded by the coding sequence ATGACTCGGCCGCTTATCGGAATTACCACCTCTGATCAAAAAAGCCACTTAGCGTGGTGGTTTGATTGGTTTGCCGTTTGGCGGCATGGCGGCAAACCACTACGGCTGTCCCCTTCGCGCCCGAAGCCTGAAAACCTGGACGGCTTAATCATTGGCGGCGGCGACGATATTCAAGCCCACCTCTACGGGGGGGAAGTACAGCTGGATGTTCGCTTAGACCCAGCGCGGGATGAGCTGGAACTCGCCCTACTTGAACGCTTTATCCCACTGCATACACCCGTATTGGGAATTTGCCGTGGGGCACAATTAATCAACGTACACCTTGGCGGCACGCTGGATCCAGATATCTACACCACCCATGAAGGGCTAAAAAGGCGCCGTACCGTACTGCCGCGCAAAACTGTTGATATCGTGGGAGCGAGTAAACTACATCGTTTACTGGGGGTCACCTGGTGCCGGGTTAACAGCCTGCATCATCAAGCCGTTTATCAGGCGGGCAAAGGGATTGAAATCGTTGCACGGGACAGAGATGGTTTGGTGCAAGGGATTGAGTCGCGGGAGCACGACTTCTTGATTGGCGTGCAGTGGCACCCGGAGTGGCTGATTTTCAACCGCCCCCAGCAGCGCTTAATTCGTGCGCTGGTGAGGGCGTCAGAGCGGCATGCTAAGCGCCAGACAAACTAG